Proteins encoded in a region of the Candidatus Methanoperedens sp. genome:
- the pcm gene encoding protein-L-isoaspartate O-methyltransferase: MELEFPSNKEKHWKIVMEPLINSNHDKNKNQGWIIPPPKEPAKSKEEFKKERVKKVRWLISQGFLRSERIKDAMLKVPREDFIPPLYRDYAYIEVPLPLPGEKATISCPHSYPLFYEPLGLDKGHRFLEVGLGSGYGTALAREIVGAEGLVVSIEIDPLTFEFARKNLENLGYRDIILVKGDGGLGYPEMSPYDRICITAACIEIPPPLIEQLRIGGRLIAPVIEHGVQNLVLLEKSEKRIIRKVICEVLYITLRGKYGGK; the protein is encoded by the coding sequence ATGGAATTAGAATTTCCGTCAAATAAGGAAAAGCACTGGAAGATTGTCATGGAACCTTTAATAAATAGCAATCATGATAAAAATAAAAATCAGGGCTGGATAATCCCTCCGCCAAAAGAACCTGCTAAAAGCAAAGAAGAATTTAAAAAGGAAAGGGTGAAGAAAGTGAGATGGCTAATAAGCCAGGGCTTTCTCAGGTCAGAACGCATAAAGGATGCAATGCTGAAGGTTCCGAGGGAAGATTTTATACCACCTCTTTACAGGGATTATGCCTATATTGAAGTCCCTCTCCCCCTGCCTGGCGAGAAGGCGACCATTTCATGCCCGCACAGCTATCCTCTTTTTTACGAACCTCTTGGTCTGGATAAAGGCCATAGATTTCTCGAAGTTGGTCTTGGATCTGGCTACGGCACTGCTCTAGCAAGAGAGATCGTTGGAGCAGAAGGTCTCGTTGTATCCATCGAAATCGACCCGTTGACATTCGAATTTGCTAGAAAAAATCTCGAAAATTTAGGTTATAGGGATATTATCCTTGTGAAAGGGGACGGAGGTCTTGGGTATCCAGAGATGTCCCCCTATGACCGGATCTGTATCACTGCAGCATGCATCGAGATTCCACCTCCTTTGATAGAACAGCTCAGGATAGGCGGAAGGCTAATTGCACCTGTGATAGAACATGGGGTTCAGAATCTTGTCTTGCTTGAAAAGAGCGAAAAACGTATCATAAGAAAGGTTATCTGTGAGGTGCTGTACATTACTTTAAGGGGAAAGTATGGGGGAAAGTGA
- the hisD gene encoding histidinol dehydrogenase: MLYKKISELTQEDLEQIMMREMDFFKVMDDASAIISEVEKEGDEALRKFTKKFDGADIVDIEVEDGEIENAYEEVKSELIEALENAATNIAAYHGSQVEAGLSLTEVEPGLTLGYKVTPIASVGVYVPGGTAAYPSTALMTVIPAKVAGVMEVIVCTPPNKEGKINPLTLVAADMAGADRIFKVGGAQAIAAMAFGTETIPSVDKIVGPGSVYVTAAKMLVRNTVEIDFPAGPSEIVVLADESREAGWIAADMIAQVEHDPKAKAILITTSSKLAEEVKKELELQSKILPRREIIEKSLEHAAILLASHMDECIVTSNKLAPEHLEIMVAEPLSVLEKIQHAGSISIGKYAPAAASDYASGTNHVLPTGGYARMVSALNVDHFIKKSCVQIINEFGLKNLKDTIVRLAEAEGFQGHVASVEKRFR, from the coding sequence ATGCTGTACAAAAAAATTTCTGAACTTACCCAGGAAGATTTGGAACAGATTATGATGAGAGAAATGGATTTTTTTAAAGTCATGGATGATGCGAGCGCAATAATAAGTGAGGTTGAAAAAGAGGGCGATGAAGCTTTAAGAAAGTTTACGAAGAAATTTGATGGGGCAGATATAGTGGACATCGAAGTGGAAGACGGCGAGATAGAGAATGCCTACGAAGAGGTAAAATCAGAACTCATCGAAGCTCTGGAAAATGCTGCCACTAATATAGCAGCCTATCATGGCAGCCAGGTAGAAGCAGGTCTTTCGCTTACCGAGGTTGAGCCAGGTCTTACCCTCGGCTACAAAGTAACACCTATCGCAAGTGTGGGCGTCTATGTGCCAGGCGGAACTGCTGCATATCCTTCCACGGCGCTTATGACTGTAATTCCAGCAAAAGTAGCAGGGGTTATGGAAGTAATAGTATGTACGCCGCCGAACAAAGAAGGAAAAATCAACCCGCTTACACTTGTAGCGGCAGACATGGCAGGGGCGGACAGGATATTCAAGGTAGGCGGGGCGCAGGCGATTGCAGCCATGGCTTTTGGAACAGAGACCATACCATCGGTGGATAAGATAGTGGGGCCAGGCAGCGTTTATGTTACAGCAGCAAAGATGCTTGTCAGGAACACGGTCGAGATAGATTTTCCGGCAGGCCCTTCAGAAATAGTTGTTCTTGCAGACGAAAGCAGAGAGGCAGGTTGGATAGCGGCAGATATGATAGCGCAGGTCGAGCATGACCCAAAGGCTAAAGCCATTCTGATTACAACGTCTTCTAAGCTTGCGGAGGAAGTTAAAAAAGAACTTGAGCTTCAGTCAAAAATTCTGCCAAGAAGGGAAATTATTGAAAAATCTTTAGAACACGCTGCCATCCTGCTAGCAAGCCATATGGATGAATGCATAGTTACGTCAAACAAGCTTGCTCCGGAGCATTTGGAAATAATGGTAGCTGAGCCATTGAGTGTTCTTGAAAAGATACAGCATGCTGGTTCTATATCCATAGGCAAATATGCACCTGCTGCTGCAAGTGATTATGCTTCCGGCACTAACCATGTACTTCCAACAGGGGGATATGCGAGGATGGTGTCAGCCCTGAATGTAGACCATTTTATCAAGAAATCCTGTGTACAGATAATAAACGAATTCGGGCTAAAAAATTTGAAGGATACGATTGTCAGATTGGCTGAAGCTGAGGGATTTCAAGGTCACGTTGCTTCCGTAGAAAAAAGATTTAGATAA
- a CDS encoding 3-oxoacyl-ACP reductase FabG: MRLKGKVAVVTGAGTGIGQAIAACFAAEGASVTVNCHERKAQETVDRIKKVGGMYIVVQADVSKADDVDRLISRTIEKFGRLDILINNAGIYRSHLAHETSEEEWDAVIDVNLKGAFLCSKRAIPEMLKNENDVIKGRIINIASIAGIVGFAASPAYCASKGGLILLTKEMALDYAPHININAICPGVVETPMTSELLRDRDARKELMSATPAGRAGRPEEIAAATVFLASPDADFITGASLVVDGGWTIK; encoded by the coding sequence ATGAGGCTCAAAGGCAAGGTCGCAGTCGTTACCGGAGCGGGGACGGGGATTGGTCAGGCAATCGCCGCATGTTTTGCGGCAGAAGGTGCCTCTGTCACGGTCAACTGCCACGAACGAAAGGCACAGGAGACGGTGGATAGAATCAAGAAGGTTGGGGGAATGTATATCGTAGTGCAGGCTGATGTCTCAAAAGCGGATGATGTTGATCGGCTTATCAGTAGAACCATTGAAAAATTCGGGAGGCTTGACATACTTATTAACAATGCGGGAATCTACAGATCACATCTTGCCCATGAGACGAGCGAGGAAGAATGGGACGCGGTAATCGATGTAAATCTGAAGGGGGCTTTTCTCTGCTCAAAGCGTGCCATACCTGAGATGCTAAAAAACGAAAATGATGTAATAAAGGGCAGGATTATCAACATAGCCTCTATCGCCGGTATCGTGGGCTTCGCGGCGAGTCCCGCCTATTGCGCATCAAAAGGAGGATTGATCCTCCTCACAAAGGAGATGGCGCTGGATTACGCCCCCCATATCAATATCAATGCTATTTGCCCCGGGGTGGTCGAGACCCCTATGACCTCGGAGCTTCTCAGAGACAGGGATGCAAGAAAGGAACTCATGTCTGCGACTCCGGCAGGAAGAGCAGGAAGACCTGAGGAAATAGCAGCTGCAACAGTGTTTCTTGCCTCTCCTGATGCAGATTTCATTACTGGGGCTTCGCTTGTCGTAGATGGAGGATGGACGATAAAATAA
- the thsB gene encoding thermosome subunit beta has translation MAGQLAGQPIYILREGSQRTKGREAQHNNIMAARAVAAAVRTTLGPQGMDKMLVDSLGDIVITNDGATILQAMDIEHPAAKMIVEVAKTQDDEVGDGTTTAAVLAGEFLKNAEELLEQGVHPTVIASGYRLASVKAKEILKTLAKPVTLEDKDLLLKIAVTAITGKGAEASKDVFAILAVNAILAVVDKENGKYTADIEDIKVEKKVGSSIEASELIEGMVIDKERVHTNMPKKVKDAKILLLNEALEIKKTEVDAEISIKSPDQLQLFLDQEEQMIHDMVNKVIKSGANVVFVQKGIDDLAQHYLAKAGIYAARRVKKSDMEKLARATGAKTLTSLKEISESDLGKAGNVEEKKIGDEAMTYVTECHNPKAVSIILRGGTEHVVDEAERALHDALRVVGVAIEDETLVAGGGSPEVELALRLREYSATLIGREQLAVAKFAEALEIIPRTLAENAGLDPIDMLVEMRSQHEKGNKTAGLNVFTGKVVDMWKEGVLEPLRVKTQAISSATEAATMILRIDDVLSSKAAPAGGMPPGGMGGGMGGMEGMD, from the coding sequence ATGGCAGGACAATTAGCAGGACAGCCAATCTATATTCTAAGAGAAGGCAGTCAAAGAACAAAAGGAAGAGAAGCGCAGCATAACAATATCATGGCTGCCAGGGCAGTAGCAGCGGCGGTCAGGACGACCCTGGGACCACAGGGTATGGATAAAATGCTCGTAGATTCACTCGGGGACATTGTGATCACGAATGATGGTGCGACCATTCTCCAGGCAATGGACATCGAGCATCCGGCAGCCAAGATGATCGTGGAAGTCGCAAAGACCCAGGATGATGAGGTCGGAGATGGCACAACAACGGCAGCAGTGCTTGCAGGTGAATTCCTGAAGAATGCTGAAGAACTCTTAGAGCAGGGTGTGCATCCCACAGTAATCGCCAGCGGATACAGGCTTGCATCGGTAAAAGCAAAAGAAATCCTTAAAACCCTTGCAAAACCAGTGACCTTGGAAGATAAGGATTTATTATTGAAAATCGCTGTGACAGCGATTACCGGAAAAGGAGCTGAAGCGTCCAAGGATGTTTTCGCCATTCTTGCGGTAAATGCCATATTAGCGGTGGTTGATAAAGAGAATGGCAAATATACGGCAGATATTGAAGATATCAAAGTTGAGAAAAAAGTGGGTAGCAGTATAGAAGCATCAGAGCTGATCGAAGGCATGGTAATCGATAAGGAAAGAGTCCATACCAACATGCCAAAGAAGGTCAAGGACGCGAAAATATTATTACTCAACGAAGCCCTCGAGATCAAAAAGACGGAAGTGGATGCTGAAATCTCAATAAAATCACCAGACCAGTTGCAGTTGTTCCTCGACCAGGAAGAACAGATGATACATGACATGGTCAACAAGGTGATTAAAAGCGGGGCAAACGTGGTCTTTGTGCAGAAAGGGATAGATGACCTCGCACAGCATTATCTTGCAAAAGCCGGCATATACGCAGCAAGGCGCGTAAAGAAAAGCGACATGGAAAAACTTGCCCGGGCTACAGGTGCAAAGACACTTACAAGCCTCAAGGAAATCAGCGAATCCGACCTTGGAAAAGCAGGTAATGTTGAAGAGAAGAAGATTGGCGACGAAGCCATGACCTATGTAACAGAGTGCCATAACCCCAAGGCAGTCTCCATTATTCTTCGCGGAGGAACCGAGCACGTGGTGGATGAAGCCGAGCGAGCGCTTCATGACGCATTGCGTGTTGTTGGAGTTGCAATCGAGGATGAGACACTTGTAGCAGGTGGCGGCTCACCTGAAGTTGAACTGGCGCTGCGCCTGCGAGAATACTCAGCCACATTAATAGGCAGGGAACAGCTGGCAGTCGCAAAATTTGCCGAGGCGCTTGAAATCATCCCCAGAACCCTGGCTGAAAATGCTGGTCTTGACCCCATTGATATGCTTGTGGAGATGCGAAGCCAGCACGAGAAGGGCAATAAGACAGCGGGGCTCAACGTGTTCACTGGAAAAGTCGTGGACATGTGGAAAGAAGGCGTGCTTGAGCCCCTC